The proteins below come from a single Pararge aegeria chromosome 23, ilParAegt1.1, whole genome shotgun sequence genomic window:
- the LOC120634059 gene encoding neurofilament medium polypeptide-like produces the protein MDVESLVDSDSEEADRELEALVGPWKGIGAAQKRPREVVDEEEGEPSEKAVAVEPEVEAKLWSKTGRGADAERGRRLPSTQSRSQTADEELRERSPILSHTDYALSRDELIDRARSAVSSIMSETQKSGNLKGGVRGEINRATKIIYSAMDSLQAMTADEEARRLRADNRRMRQEMAVLRAEVKALRTSFSAREKSPAPMRQPDLDVDPQASPALGEMLETLKRDLFVSIGGMVNERLKQLEKRLPQEPILRPPLSADKKRGKVDHRPTDEPSAGPSPARPATTQPTGRPKRPKATKPAPAPQAEGSAPLRKEASHETEAARTTAPTPPAWSEAVGRKAKAKSKKSAGRKATVPAHAPAKSPPATRKGKLTSPKSSAVVITLRPEAVATQSYATVMKAATSGFALSEVGVNHVRVRKSATGARIIEVPGAGSAKAADELAGKLQGLVGEWVTVSRPMKTAELRLVGLDESVTPEEVQRVAAEKGNVPPEQVRVGAIRMGPSGTGSSLVRCPVPAAKLLIAAGRCGKDGHKAASCSADPKCAVCTQLGRKAGHVMGGLKCSPPPTKGKEAPLTRAPDTGNGQQETEPEDIEMDA, from the exons ATGGACGTTGAGTCCCTTGTGGATTCAGACTCGGAGGAAGCAGATAGAGAGTTGGAGGCTTTGGTTGGGCCTTGGAAAGGCATTGGAGCCGCCCAAAAGCGGCCCCGTGAGGTGGTGGATGAGGAAGAGGGGGAGCCCTCGGAGAAGGCTGTGGCAGTGGAGCCTGAGGTTGAAGCCAAATTGTGGTCGAAAACTGGGAGGGGGGCGGATGCAGAGAGGGGACGCCGTCTTCCTTCCACTCAGAGTAGGTCTCAGACAGCGGATGAGGAGCTTCGAGAACGTAGCCCCATCCTATCGCACACTGACTACGCCCTTTCAAGGGATGAATTGATTGACAGAGCCAGGAGCGCGGTTTCCTCGATAATGAGTGAAACCCAGAAATCAGGCAACCTCAAGGGCGGTGTCAGGGGGGAAATAAACCGGGCCACTAAGATTATCTACTCGGCCATGGATTCCCTCCAGGCAATGACGGCTGACGAGGAAGCTAGGAGGCTTCGGGCAGATAATaggaggatgcgacaggagatggcTGTTTTACGTGCCGAGGTCAAGGCTCTCCGGACCTCTTTCTCCGCAAGGGAGAAATCCCCTGCTCCAATGCGTCAGCCTGACTTAGACGTGGATCCCCAGGCCTCCCCAGCTCTTGGGGAAATGCTCGAAACCCTTAAAAGGGATCTCTTTGTGTCTATTGGAGGGATGGTTAACGAGCGCCTCAAACAGCTGGAAAAGCGGCTGCCTCAGGAGCCCATATTGAGGCCCCCACTTTCTGCAGACAAGAAGCGAGGAAAAGTAGACCACCGCCCTACCGACGAGCCTTCCGCGGGCCCATCGCCAGCTCGCCCAGCGACGACGCAGCCAACGGGAAGACCCAAAAGACCTAAGGCAACCAAGCCTGCACCTGCACCACAGGCAGAGGGTAGCGCCCCCTTGCGTAAGGAAGCGTCACATGAGACCGAGGCCGCTAGGACAACGGCTCCGACTCCACCAGCCTGGTCAGAAGCTGTCGGGAGGAAGGCCAAGGCCAAGTCCAAGAAGTCCGCTGGGCGCAAAGCTACCGTCCCAGCCCACGCACCTGCTAAGTCTCCGCCGGCTACCCGGAAGGGTAAATTGACCTCGCCCAAGTCCTCGGCAGTCGTCATTACCCTGAGGCCAGAAGCCGTCGCAACACAAAGTTATGCGACGGTCATGAAGGCAGCCACTTCTGGCTTTGCCCTTTCGGAGGTCGGGGTAAATCACGTGCGGGTCCGCAAATCCGCCACCGGGGCTCGAATTATTGAGGTCCCAGGAGCTGGCAGTGCAAAGGCCGCGGATGAGCTGGCCGGGAAACTGCAAGGCCTCGTTGGCGAGTGGGTGACGGTGTCCCGGCCCATGAAAACTGCCGAACTTCGGCTGGTCGGGCTCGACGAGTCTGTCACTCCCGAAGAGGTCCAGCGAGTGGCGGCAGAGAAGGGAAACGTCCCACCGGAGCAGGTTAGGGTTGGCGCGATTCGAATGGGACCAAGTGGGACTGGATCATCCCTTGTCCGATGCCCGGTGCCCGCAGCAAAGCTGCTCATTGCGGCAGGACG atgtggTAAGGATgggcacaaggcggcctcgtgctcAGCTGACCCGAAGTGTGCAGTCTGCACGCAGTTGGGTAGGAAAGCTGGGCATGTCATGGGGGGGCTGAAGTGCTCTCCACCCCCTACAAAGGGTAAAGAGGCCCCTTTGACCCGGGCCCCTGACACAGGCAATGGGCAACAGGAGACTGAACCGGAGGACATCGAAATGGACGCTTAA
- the LOC120634060 gene encoding uncharacterized protein LOC120634060, with product MSCEVVIRSARAADLEQRSELVRRGFSAYFWDAFLFFFFQESVRGECFGLVAEVRGAGRGARGGAGRGAGRGGALRVRVAEDEAGQRGYAQRKIQRISTTCTSANYELRVGVWQVVGTVSVSEYWGAHDRGWLHALSVHPDWRCRGAYERPLLGAALTLPLLPA from the exons ATGTCGTGTGAAGTGGTAATCCGAAGTGCCCGTGCGGCGGACCTGGAGCAACGGTCGGAACTGGTCCGTCGAGGGTTCTCTGCGTACTTTTGGGACGCGTTCCTGTTCTTCTTTTTTCAAGAG AGCGTGCGCGGCGAGTGCTTCGGGCTGGTGGCGGAGGTGCGCGGGgcggggcgcggggcgcggggcgggGCGGGGCGGGGGGCGGGGCGCGGCGGCGCGCTGCGCGTGCGCGTGGCGGAGGACGAGGCCGGGCAGCGCGGCTACGCGCAG AGAAAAATACAACGGATTTCGACGACGTGTACCAGTGCAAATTATGAATTGAGAGTTGGTGTGTGGCAGGTGGTGGGCACCGTGAGCGTGTCGGAGTACTGGGGCGCGCACGACAGGGGCTGGCTGCACGCGCTATCCGTCCATCCTGA CTGGCGGTGCCGCGGCGCGTACGAGCGGCCGCTGCTGGGCGCCGCGCTCACGCTGCCGCTGCTGCCGGCGTGA